A single genomic interval of Lacrimispora sphenoides JCM 1415 harbors:
- a CDS encoding carbohydrate ABC transporter permease gives MYKKQGVRAFIFLLPSMAGLVLFNLIPIFASLLLSLTDWSGLSRVRLFHGFFQFVGDKFVGFSNYSQLIKDPEFWVVLGHNAYFILLYLPLVLLFSLMVALIIQRKSRMASVYRMLYYIPVLTSWVAGALIWKWMLSPEYGPINNALSAIGIKGPLWLQSESWAMPSIVLASVWKDMGFYGMILLSGLLAINPEYYEAAEIDGAGYFQKFKSITLPLLSPILFYVIMLSLINAFQLFPQIMVMTKNGDAGPNGATMVMVERIYKYAFKFGRMGYAAAWSWVLFIIIFGFTVLQNVLQRKWVYYES, from the coding sequence ATGTATAAAAAACAGGGGGTAAGAGCCTTTATCTTTCTTTTGCCAAGTATGGCCGGACTTGTGTTATTTAATTTGATTCCTATTTTTGCCTCGCTGCTGCTCAGCCTCACCGATTGGTCGGGGTTAAGCAGAGTAAGGCTGTTCCACGGTTTTTTTCAATTTGTCGGCGACAAGTTCGTGGGGTTTTCCAATTACTCCCAACTTATCAAAGATCCTGAGTTTTGGGTGGTTTTGGGGCATAATGCCTATTTTATTCTGCTGTACCTTCCACTGGTCCTGCTGTTTTCCTTAATGGTTGCCCTGATCATTCAGAGGAAGAGCCGCATGGCCTCTGTCTACCGGATGCTTTACTACATACCGGTACTGACCAGCTGGGTGGCTGGAGCCTTGATCTGGAAATGGATGTTAAGTCCGGAATACGGGCCGATTAACAATGCCTTATCTGCCATAGGGATCAAAGGGCCTTTATGGCTCCAAAGCGAGAGTTGGGCAATGCCCTCCATCGTCCTCGCCAGCGTGTGGAAGGATATGGGTTTTTATGGAATGATACTCCTTAGCGGCCTTTTGGCCATAAATCCGGAGTACTACGAGGCTGCCGAGATTGACGGGGCGGGTTATTTTCAAAAGTTTAAAAGCATCACTCTGCCCCTGCTGTCACCGATTTTGTTCTATGTCATTATGTTGTCCCTGATCAATGCCTTTCAGCTTTTTCCGCAGATCATGGTCATGACCAAGAACGGCGACGCAGGACCCAACGGGGCCACCATGGTCATGGTGGAGCGGATTTACAAATACGCCTTTAAATTTGGCCGTATGGGCTATGCGGCGGCCTGGTCCTGGGTGTTGTTTATCATTATTTTTGGCTTTACCGTACTGCAAAACGTGCTGCAAAGAAAGTGGGTGTACTATGAGTCGTAA
- a CDS encoding ABC transporter substrate-binding protein gives MMKLAKKCRWAASAMVCTAVLLSGCSSKTAEKPGAGEAVTIRLDQFSGSGASEGALKEMIAKFNEQYPGIKVELQSFGYDDYFTQLQSKIVGGSAADVFELNFENFVAYASEDVLLDIGALMGDTSGFNQTALEAFQYGGKQFGIPNSFSNVVLVYNKDLFDKAGAAYPTDDWTWTEMLEAAKKIRSLSGDTYGLYRPVSFHEFYKGVKQNGGSLLSGDGGKFTVNLPQNVETLEIMSGWVTDSNVMPSDAQMGGMGDWDLFKSGRLGMIITGIWAFSDFTDNCDFAWDVAVEPGNTAKATHFFSNAYVVNKETANPEAAAALAAFLAGSREAAQIRVDSSWELPPVIYQDVLDSYLKVTPPENREAVFKSLDYLVTPPVVKQQSEMQEIITKHLNNAISGNVTAKDALDDCQAELEQKIKLN, from the coding sequence ATGATGAAGTTAGCAAAAAAATGTAGATGGGCCGCAAGTGCAATGGTATGTACCGCAGTTTTACTTTCAGGCTGCAGTTCCAAAACTGCTGAAAAACCTGGAGCAGGAGAGGCGGTCACAATCCGCCTGGACCAGTTTTCAGGCAGCGGTGCATCTGAGGGGGCACTGAAAGAAATGATAGCAAAATTCAACGAGCAGTATCCAGGCATCAAGGTAGAACTGCAAAGCTTTGGTTATGACGATTATTTTACTCAGTTGCAGTCTAAAATCGTCGGCGGCAGCGCGGCAGACGTATTTGAATTGAATTTTGAGAATTTTGTAGCCTATGCGTCGGAAGATGTACTTTTGGACATCGGGGCTCTGATGGGGGATACTTCAGGCTTTAACCAGACGGCTTTGGAAGCCTTTCAGTACGGGGGAAAACAATTTGGAATTCCCAATTCCTTTTCTAACGTGGTGCTTGTATACAACAAAGATTTATTTGACAAGGCAGGAGCCGCCTATCCCACCGACGACTGGACCTGGACGGAAATGTTAGAAGCTGCAAAGAAAATCCGCTCCCTTTCCGGGGACACCTACGGCTTATACCGCCCCGTAAGTTTCCATGAATTTTACAAAGGAGTAAAGCAGAACGGCGGAAGCTTATTAAGCGGGGATGGTGGGAAGTTTACGGTTAATTTACCGCAGAATGTGGAAACCCTGGAAATCATGTCCGGTTGGGTGACTGACAGCAATGTTATGCCTTCAGATGCACAGATGGGCGGCATGGGCGACTGGGATTTGTTTAAATCCGGACGCCTTGGCATGATTATAACCGGAATCTGGGCCTTCAGCGACTTTACAGACAACTGCGATTTTGCCTGGGATGTGGCGGTGGAGCCGGGAAATACCGCGAAAGCCACTCATTTCTTCTCAAATGCCTACGTGGTTAACAAAGAAACCGCCAATCCTGAAGCCGCCGCTGCTCTGGCCGCCTTCCTGGCAGGAAGCAGGGAAGCCGCACAAATCCGAGTGGATTCAAGCTGGGAACTTCCGCCAGTTATCTATCAGGACGTACTTGATTCCTATCTAAAGGTAACCCCGCCGGAGAACCGGGAAGCTGTATTTAAATCTCTGGATTATCTTGTAACACCGCCGGTGGTGAAACAGCAGTCTGAAATGCAGGAGATCATCACCAAGCACTTAAACAACGCCATTTCCGGGAACGTTACCGCTAAAGATGCTCTTGATGACTGTCAGGCGGAACTGGAACAGAAAATCAAATTAAACTGA
- a CDS encoding glycoside hydrolase family 65 protein, with protein sequence MIQYEPWRIRCEGREDPKFLESIFSQSNGYLGSRCTFFMDGAKAYERCNYLAGGFDYISPGVTDMVNLPDLFHFQLSLGTGEYQSFTQTLDMRNGLFERKSVWKDKEGRETQIDISRFISMDNKHVSALSLELTALNYSGNAAVFMGIDGKTVNLPVDDDQTKENLDTVSLLSVSETETGEGYCFLKAGSKASSRLHVAMTARIFQNQGTAKDASTPDCPAKELNIPLLEGEKVRIEKILYTEAVLVDSETFPQGGQDLRPHVINRSFAELLKDSEGAWKSRWDQADIEITQKGNDSTIQSALRYNLFQLIQNCPFEDATVSIGARGLTHGRYKGCCFWDTDIFLLPFYLYTDPQAARNLILFRLNTLPDAKKNAKALNLPGARYPWMCAIGGIEQCQSWDIGRCEIHITADVAYAVDNYLKVSGDETLDSQSAQLYVETARYWAGRFSYDQRKDVYNLLFVKGPDEYCGVSGNNAYTVLLARHNLRLALQAVQRKKAAAKASEMKTWRDIIEKSRIEYDSDRDLYIQDDNFLRLEAFPGQKAGDGSAAYHQYDFDWLQRYQVLKQADLVLLMVLKPELFTDREQKAIWDFYEPLTLHDSSLSFGIHAWAAAYLGLEQKACEYFDKSLFLDLENRMKNTGREGIHLAAAGATWQSVVFGFAGLALGTDGKPELSPKLPKDWERLSFHFYIKGKRYLAVIDGEGGKIEAEED encoded by the coding sequence ATGATTCAGTATGAACCATGGAGGATTCGCTGTGAGGGCAGAGAAGATCCCAAATTTTTGGAAAGTATATTCAGCCAGTCAAATGGCTATCTGGGTTCCCGGTGTACGTTTTTTATGGATGGGGCGAAGGCTTACGAGCGCTGTAATTATCTGGCGGGCGGCTTTGATTATATCAGTCCCGGTGTCACGGATATGGTGAACTTACCGGATTTGTTTCACTTTCAGCTATCCCTGGGGACAGGGGAATACCAATCCTTTACCCAGACCCTGGATATGCGCAACGGCCTTTTTGAGAGGAAGTCGGTGTGGAAAGATAAGGAAGGAAGAGAAACGCAAATTGACATTTCCCGTTTTATCAGCATGGACAACAAACACGTGTCAGCCCTTTCACTGGAATTGACGGCATTAAACTACAGCGGGAATGCAGCTGTTTTCATGGGGATAGACGGGAAAACCGTGAACCTTCCTGTGGATGACGACCAGACTAAGGAAAACTTGGATACCGTGTCTTTGCTCTCTGTTTCTGAAACGGAAACGGGGGAGGGCTACTGTTTCCTGAAGGCTGGCAGTAAAGCTTCCAGCCGTTTGCATGTAGCCATGACTGCCCGGATTTTCCAGAACCAGGGGACTGCTAAGGACGCTTCGACACCTGACTGTCCGGCGAAAGAACTGAATATTCCTCTGTTGGAAGGGGAAAAGGTGAGGATCGAAAAGATTCTTTATACGGAAGCGGTTCTGGTGGATTCGGAAACGTTCCCCCAAGGCGGGCAGGACTTGCGCCCTCATGTCATAAACCGTTCTTTTGCGGAACTGCTAAAAGACAGCGAAGGGGCCTGGAAATCCCGCTGGGACCAGGCCGACATAGAGATTACCCAAAAAGGAAACGACAGCACCATTCAGTCCGCCCTGCGGTACAATTTATTTCAGCTTATTCAAAATTGCCCCTTTGAGGACGCGACAGTCAGCATTGGCGCAAGGGGCCTGACCCATGGACGGTATAAGGGCTGCTGTTTTTGGGATACGGATATTTTCCTGCTGCCGTTTTACCTGTATACGGACCCGCAGGCCGCAAGAAATTTAATCCTGTTTCGCTTAAATACTCTGCCGGACGCAAAGAAGAACGCAAAGGCGCTGAATCTGCCGGGGGCAAGGTATCCGTGGATGTGTGCCATAGGAGGAATAGAACAGTGCCAGAGCTGGGACATCGGGCGTTGTGAGATTCACATTACCGCAGACGTAGCCTATGCGGTTGATAACTACTTAAAGGTTTCAGGAGATGAAACCCTGGATAGCCAGTCAGCGCAGCTGTATGTGGAAACCGCAAGATATTGGGCCGGAAGATTTTCCTATGACCAAAGAAAGGATGTATATAACCTGCTCTTTGTGAAAGGACCCGACGAATACTGCGGCGTTTCGGGAAACAACGCCTATACAGTACTTTTAGCCCGCCATAATCTCCGGCTGGCTTTGCAGGCGGTCCAGAGGAAAAAAGCGGCAGCTAAGGCTTCGGAAATGAAAACATGGCGGGACATCATAGAAAAAAGCCGGATTGAGTATGATTCAGACAGGGACTTGTACATTCAGGATGATAATTTCCTCCGGCTGGAAGCATTTCCGGGGCAGAAGGCCGGGGATGGAAGCGCAGCTTACCATCAGTACGATTTTGACTGGCTCCAAAGGTATCAGGTGTTAAAGCAGGCGGATCTGGTACTGCTCATGGTACTGAAGCCAGAATTGTTTACGGACCGGGAGCAAAAAGCGATCTGGGATTTTTATGAACCGCTGACACTTCATGATTCCAGCCTAAGCTTTGGGATTCACGCATGGGCGGCGGCATATTTGGGCCTGGAGCAGAAGGCTTGTGAATATTTTGATAAAAGCCTGTTTCTGGATCTGGAAAACCGGATGAAGAATACGGGGCGGGAAGGCATTCATTTGGCTGCGGCAGGGGCCACCTGGCAGTCGGTGGTTTTTGGATTCGCAGGTCTGGCACTGGGAACCGACGGCAAGCCGGAGTTATCTCCAAAGCTTCCAAAGGACTGGGAACGTTTATCTTTTCACTTTTATATCAAAGGAAAGCGGTACCTTGCGGTGATTGACGGAGAAGGCGGTAAGATAGAAGCGGAAGAGGATTAA
- a CDS encoding TIM-barrel domain-containing protein: MKCLLAGQAVYGFGERFDALNQEGLVRENHVYETFTNQGASTYLPIPFALTDGGGGLYVDTMEKFTIFTEKTADGIVFTLPDQYDVRTFTGKPLEVLKEFTALTGRPRVPPDWAFGLWMSANRWDRQEVIEEVVEEAVRQGMKPSVVVIEAWSDEATFYRFDKERFPDPEGMIRDLHEKGIRLILWQIPVLKKLEPWRTCPEHEADCAEAVQKGFVVTNADGSPYLIPEGRWFGGSMIPDFTNPAACDWWFGKRQYLLDMGVDGFKTDGGEFVYDDGARFFDGRTGAQMKNGYAMVYTRAYTDFIKDDRMLFSRAGYTGAQTTPMHWAGDQQSTWEELRHVVTAGLNAGLSGLPFWGFDLAGFAGKMPSAELYLRSFCLACFAPVMQWHSEPASGQFSELLAASEEEINDRSPWNMAKVTGRQEIIDICRKFTKERERLLPYILKEAGVSADTGRPLMAALVIDWPEDKEACAVDDEYMFGSQLLVAPVLEEGVVGRQVYLPKGNWNDYWTGEQTTGPCRLYKECRAGELLVWRLN, translated from the coding sequence ATGAAATGTTTGCTTGCTGGTCAGGCCGTTTACGGATTTGGAGAACGGTTTGACGCATTGAATCAGGAGGGGCTTGTCCGTGAAAATCATGTATACGAAACCTTTACCAATCAGGGGGCTTCCACCTATTTGCCCATTCCCTTTGCATTGACAGACGGGGGAGGGGGTCTTTATGTGGACACAATGGAGAAGTTTACCATATTCACGGAAAAAACCGCTGACGGGATCGTCTTTACGCTTCCGGACCAATATGATGTGCGGACATTTACGGGAAAGCCCTTGGAGGTTCTTAAAGAGTTTACGGCACTTACGGGGCGGCCCAGAGTGCCGCCGGACTGGGCTTTTGGCCTTTGGATGTCCGCCAACCGCTGGGATAGGCAGGAGGTGATAGAAGAAGTGGTGGAGGAAGCCGTCAGGCAGGGGATGAAACCTTCTGTGGTGGTAATCGAAGCCTGGAGCGATGAAGCCACCTTTTACCGCTTTGACAAAGAACGTTTTCCCGATCCGGAAGGGATGATCCGGGACCTTCACGAAAAGGGAATCCGTCTGATTCTATGGCAGATTCCGGTTTTGAAAAAGCTGGAGCCTTGGCGCACTTGCCCGGAACACGAGGCAGACTGTGCCGAAGCGGTCCAAAAGGGCTTTGTCGTTACCAATGCCGACGGATCTCCCTATCTGATTCCGGAAGGGCGCTGGTTCGGCGGTTCCATGATACCGGATTTCACCAATCCGGCGGCCTGTGACTGGTGGTTTGGGAAACGGCAATATCTGCTTGATATGGGAGTGGACGGCTTTAAGACCGACGGCGGGGAGTTTGTATACGACGACGGCGCCCGCTTTTTTGACGGTCGGACCGGTGCCCAAATGAAAAATGGTTATGCCATGGTTTATACCAGAGCCTATACGGACTTTATAAAAGATGACCGTATGCTTTTTTCCAGGGCCGGATATACGGGAGCTCAGACCACGCCTATGCACTGGGCCGGGGATCAGCAGTCCACTTGGGAAGAACTGCGCCATGTGGTGACGGCGGGTTTAAACGCCGGATTGTCAGGTCTGCCCTTCTGGGGCTTTGACCTGGCGGGCTTTGCGGGAAAAATGCCTTCCGCCGAATTGTATCTGCGATCCTTCTGCCTAGCCTGCTTTGCACCGGTCATGCAGTGGCACTCGGAACCGGCTTCCGGCCAGTTTTCTGAGCTTCTGGCGGCTTCAGAAGAAGAAATCAACGACAGAAGTCCATGGAATATGGCTAAGGTGACAGGCAGGCAGGAAATCATTGACATTTGCCGGAAATTTACAAAAGAAAGGGAGAGGCTGCTGCCTTATATTCTTAAGGAAGCAGGCGTAAGTGCAGACACGGGCCGCCCCCTGATGGCCGCATTGGTGATTGACTGGCCGGAGGATAAGGAAGCTTGCGCAGTGGACGACGAGTATATGTTCGGTTCGCAGCTTTTAGTGGCTCCGGTTTTAGAGGAAGGAGTGGTAGGACGGCAGGTATATCTGCCAAAAGGAAATTGGAACGATTATTGGACAGGAGAACAAACTACGGGTCCATGCCGTTTGTACAAAGAATGCCGGGCGGGAGAACTATTGGTCTGGCGTTTGAACTAG
- a CDS encoding glycoside hydrolase family 125 protein encodes MQDCYMPTGNEFVSLPTLNQTTASIESFTVLHMGYKGMLAFWGGESEPLIRPFVQAEEGDLLCDLEWQREGNWIPRFESVKEGVRTEGIYLAPIGQKAFAIRLTVTNHSGRERKISCGVRGVWGNVTHSVNEDKTVTGQRKVYRSGWNEGPVFDLSIGMPVMAFAPMAALPVKWEFEQNEEIRYKGTHDCLLKSGESVVLDIFWGVGFEEVAAATAAKELLRQSFDAVYEETLCWLSKRQKTVGIPEMDSLLNRNLFFNFFYATGMTMDTEEVVMVTSRSPRYYVSAAYWDRDSLLWSFPSILKADPEYAKELLNYVFTRQIRQIGIHSRYIDGTVLEPGFELDELCAPIMALSRYVNATGEVSVLQESHIESGVKKILSILKTKRSEALHLYETFLQPTDDMRVYPYGTYNNVLTWRCLRDLEKLYQNLWPTETLKWLEEEVSCLFDAIRTHCRKEYQGKMIFAWSVDEDGNWDVYDEPPGSLELLPYLGFCGKEDPVWQNTIEILRSPDYQYSFAGKPFSDIGCPHAPHPWIMSVANGLVSGRKEASLDFLRRASMDNGIACESVDEMTGECTTGAAFATCAGFLAYCLMEGLNEGGVDHDSV; translated from the coding sequence ATGCAAGATTGCTATATGCCCACGGGGAACGAATTTGTCAGCCTGCCGACATTGAACCAGACTACGGCTTCGATAGAAAGCTTTACGGTGCTGCATATGGGCTACAAAGGGATGCTGGCTTTTTGGGGCGGCGAAAGCGAACCTCTCATACGGCCTTTTGTGCAGGCGGAGGAAGGGGATCTGCTCTGTGATTTGGAATGGCAGCGGGAAGGTAACTGGATTCCCAGGTTTGAATCGGTGAAGGAAGGCGTTCGTACAGAGGGAATTTATCTGGCTCCCATAGGACAGAAGGCTTTTGCCATACGTTTGACCGTCACGAATCATTCCGGCAGAGAACGTAAGATTTCCTGCGGTGTCAGAGGGGTGTGGGGAAATGTGACCCACAGCGTCAACGAGGATAAGACGGTTACGGGACAGAGAAAGGTCTACCGCTCCGGCTGGAATGAAGGACCAGTCTTTGATTTATCCATTGGAATGCCGGTTATGGCATTTGCACCTATGGCGGCATTGCCTGTTAAATGGGAATTTGAACAGAATGAGGAAATACGCTACAAAGGGACCCATGATTGCCTGTTAAAATCCGGCGAGTCAGTGGTACTGGACATTTTCTGGGGCGTGGGTTTTGAAGAGGTGGCTGCGGCCACGGCGGCTAAGGAGCTTTTGCGGCAGAGTTTTGATGCGGTTTATGAGGAAACTCTCTGCTGGCTATCCAAGCGGCAGAAAACCGTGGGCATACCAGAGATGGATTCTCTGTTAAACCGGAACTTGTTTTTTAACTTCTTTTATGCTACGGGTATGACCATGGATACAGAGGAAGTGGTCATGGTCACTTCCAGAAGTCCCAGGTATTACGTCAGCGCAGCCTATTGGGACAGAGACAGCCTGCTGTGGAGTTTTCCCTCCATTCTTAAAGCGGACCCGGAGTATGCAAAGGAACTTCTTAATTATGTATTTACCCGCCAGATCAGACAAATCGGCATTCACAGCCGTTACATAGACGGGACGGTTTTGGAACCGGGATTCGAACTGGATGAACTCTGCGCCCCTATAATGGCCCTCAGCCGTTACGTAAATGCTACGGGAGAGGTTTCTGTTTTACAGGAAAGCCATATTGAGAGTGGAGTAAAGAAAATTCTTTCGATTCTAAAGACCAAGAGAAGTGAGGCCCTTCATCTGTATGAAACTTTTTTACAGCCTACGGATGACATGCGGGTTTATCCTTATGGCACATATAACAATGTTTTAACTTGGCGGTGCCTGCGGGATCTGGAGAAGCTGTATCAAAATTTATGGCCTACTGAAACGCTTAAGTGGCTGGAAGAGGAAGTTTCGTGCCTGTTTGACGCCATTAGAACCCATTGCAGGAAGGAGTATCAGGGAAAAATGATTTTTGCCTGGTCCGTAGATGAGGATGGGAACTGGGACGTTTACGACGAACCGCCGGGAAGCCTGGAGCTTTTGCCCTATTTAGGCTTTTGCGGCAAGGAGGATCCTGTTTGGCAAAATACAATTGAGATTTTACGAAGTCCGGATTACCAATACTCTTTTGCAGGAAAGCCTTTTTCCGACATTGGCTGCCCCCATGCGCCCCACCCCTGGATAATGAGCGTTGCCAACGGGCTGGTCAGCGGCAGGAAGGAAGCGTCTTTAGACTTTCTGCGCAGGGCTTCCATGGACAATGGAATCGCCTGTGAAAGCGTAGATGAAATGACAGGCGAATGTACCACGGGAGCCGCGTTTGCAACTTGTGCCGGATTTCTGGCCTATTGTTTAATGGAAGGGCTGAATGAGGGAGGTGTGGATCATGATTCAGTATGA
- a CDS encoding carbohydrate ABC transporter permease: protein MSRKAASGVLYHLTAVLLSVVTLLPFFWMLSTSFKNYGAIMALPIQWIPKNPTLKNFSDLFSKEGMTVSMFNSLVVSISSVAVTIISSAMAAFAFAKLDFKGKNTIFLVYLATMMIPSQVLFIPLYLLMGELKLVDSLGALVLPSIFKVFAVFMLRQRMMTIPNVYMEAPAIDGAGIFTVFIRIICPMCKSSLATLAIICFMDAWNDYLLPLVMLTTKTKFTLPIILSSLNGQYKSEYNLLMAGALVSMLPILAVYAMAQKYFAAGLQVGGVKG, encoded by the coding sequence ATGAGTCGTAAAGCGGCATCCGGAGTTTTATACCATTTGACGGCTGTTTTGCTATCGGTCGTAACCTTGCTTCCGTTTTTCTGGATGCTGTCCACTTCTTTTAAGAACTACGGTGCAATCATGGCCCTGCCCATACAGTGGATACCCAAAAACCCGACCCTTAAGAATTTCTCGGATTTGTTCAGCAAAGAGGGAATGACCGTTTCTATGTTTAATTCCCTTGTGGTCTCCATCAGTTCCGTAGCCGTGACGATCATCAGTTCCGCCATGGCCGCCTTTGCCTTTGCGAAACTGGATTTTAAGGGGAAGAACACCATTTTTCTTGTTTACCTGGCAACCATGATGATCCCTTCCCAGGTGCTGTTCATCCCCCTTTACTTACTTATGGGAGAGCTGAAACTGGTGGATAGTCTGGGAGCTTTGGTACTGCCCAGTATATTCAAGGTGTTTGCAGTGTTTATGCTGCGCCAGCGCATGATGACGATTCCTAATGTCTATATGGAAGCGCCCGCGATTGACGGCGCGGGAATTTTTACTGTCTTTATACGGATCATATGTCCCATGTGCAAGTCCAGCCTTGCCACTCTGGCAATTATCTGCTTTATGGACGCATGGAATGACTACTTACTGCCATTGGTCATGCTGACTACAAAGACAAAGTTTACCCTGCCCATTATTCTAAGTTCCTTAAACGGGCAGTACAAAAGCGAATACAACTTACTTATGGCGGGAGCATTGGTCTCCATGCTGCCGATTCTGGCGGTATATGCTATGGCGCAGAAGTATTTTGCAGCAGGATTACAGGTAGGAGGTGTGAAAGGATGA
- a CDS encoding LacI family DNA-binding transcriptional regulator: MKRPGLKDVAEKAGVSIATVSYVINNTPSQSLSPETIKRVNDAIKELGYIPNLAARTLVNNKSNLLGVLIPQTESGKELMFSNPFYGDFMSAAEYTARKSGYHIMISGADSGQTYAEVARTRGLDGVIVVGMNDDEECRQLKTLNIPVVLVDSYCEAAGFHRVSVDDMQGGYMATKYLLEKGLRKIAHVTGHVNDRGVNFLRHKGYEKALGEYGLNPEKSLLLSGEVSFEYGCEMGEYLAGMAERPDGVFVSADILAVGLCMGLRGRGVKVPKDISVIGFDDSLLSKTCDPPLTTIHQDVAAKGTEAVKLLINENHTLQNKVFPLTLVERGSVR, from the coding sequence ATGAAGCGGCCTGGTTTAAAGGATGTGGCAGAAAAGGCGGGGGTTTCCATAGCCACGGTGTCTTATGTGATCAATAATACGCCCTCGCAAAGCTTAAGTCCTGAAACAATTAAGCGGGTGAATGATGCCATAAAGGAACTGGGATACATCCCCAATCTGGCAGCCCGCACCCTGGTAAACAACAAAAGCAATTTATTAGGGGTGCTGATTCCCCAGACGGAATCAGGAAAAGAATTAATGTTCTCCAATCCCTTTTACGGCGATTTCATGTCGGCGGCAGAGTATACAGCCCGCAAAAGCGGTTATCACATCATGATTTCCGGAGCCGATTCCGGCCAGACTTATGCGGAAGTGGCAAGGACCCGGGGACTGGATGGAGTGATCGTGGTGGGGATGAATGACGACGAGGAATGCCGTCAGTTAAAAACCTTGAACATTCCAGTGGTATTGGTGGACAGTTACTGCGAAGCTGCCGGCTTTCACAGGGTCAGCGTGGATGATATGCAGGGCGGGTACATGGCGACGAAGTACCTGTTGGAAAAGGGACTTAGAAAGATTGCCCATGTGACAGGGCATGTCAATGACAGGGGCGTGAATTTCCTGCGCCATAAGGGGTATGAAAAGGCACTGGGAGAGTACGGATTGAATCCGGAGAAATCCTTGTTATTGTCGGGGGAAGTGTCCTTTGAATACGGCTGTGAAATGGGTGAATATCTGGCTGGGATGGCCGAACGGCCCGACGGGGTGTTTGTTTCCGCAGACATTCTGGCGGTGGGCTTATGTATGGGACTGCGCGGGAGGGGCGTTAAGGTTCCAAAGGACATTTCCGTCATAGGTTTTGACGATTCGCTGCTTTCCAAAACCTGTGATCCGCCCCTTACCACCATACATCAGGATGTAGCGGCAAAGGGTACGGAAGCGGTGAAACTTCTGATAAATGAGAACCACACACTACAGAACAAGGTATTTCCATTAACTTTGGTAGAAAGGGGATCAGTGCGCTGA